The following are encoded together in the Archocentrus centrarchus isolate MPI-CPG fArcCen1 chromosome 23, fArcCen1, whole genome shotgun sequence genome:
- the tfec gene encoding transcription factor EC isoform X3: MPHLSDCSYYTMRDATRASNVQSHLENSKFHLHQNQNQPVKQYLTLGSKLASSAASGHAVPHPHTPGQALATVPIMRNGHMPPVSDGSNPNSPVTLLTMANHDSEFPMDEVIDDLISLESDFNDGGLDCMEPNIIMQNNVSLSSSMLDVYGGEQEHDTRVMAKERQKKDNHNLIERRRRYNINYRIKELGTLIPKSNDPDMRWNKGTILKASVEYIRWLQKEQQHARELESRQKKLEQANRRLLLRIQELEIQARAHGLPNMATALGTVELSSHLLKQQQQQQQQQQQQQQSSPQAQQPQQPTLYQEDINNDYLQRIAVVSGVPSTATISGPQDHISGADACTTFSDPLSHFTDFFTTTLKEEHQLDEILMDDPLSPFGTDPLLSAGSPGAASKDSSRRSSFSSAEGDDL; the protein is encoded by the exons ATGCCACACTTAAGTGACTGCAGTTACTACACAATGCGGGATGCAACCAGAGCTTCAAAT GTACAGAGCCACCTGGAGAACTCCAAGTTCCATCTCCACCAGAACCAGAATCAGCCCGTGAAGCAGTACCTGACGCTGGGCTCCAAGCTGGCCTCCTCGGCCGCATCGGGCCACGCCGTGCCGCATCCGCACACCCCTGGCCAGGCACTGGCCACCGTGCCAATCATGAGGAATGGACACATGCCCCCCGTCAGTGACGGCAGCAACCCCAACAGCCCTGTTACCCTGCTTACAATGGCCAATCATGACAGTGAG tttccAATGGATGAAGTTATTGATGACCTAATTAGTCTTGAATCCGATTTCAATGATGGAGGCTTGGATTGCATGGAGCCTAACATCATAATGCAAAACAAT GtgtcactcagcagcagcatgttGGACGTCTATGGGGGTGAACAAG AACACGACACAAGGGTGATGGCCaaagaaaggcagaaaaaagaCAACCATAATTTAA TTGAAAGAAGGCGAAGATACAACATCAACTACAGGATTAAGGAGCTTGGAACACTCATACCAAAATCGAATGATCC TGACATGCGGTGGAACAAAGGCACCATCCTGAAGGCCTCGGTGGAGTACATAAGATGGCTGCAGAAGGAGCAGCAGCACGCACGGGAGCTGGAAAGCCGTCAGAAGAAGCTGGAGCAAGCCAACAGGAGGCTGCTGCTGAGGATTCAG gaGCTTGAGATTCAAGCAAGAGCTCACGGGCTTCCAAACATGGCCACAGCCTTGGGGACGGTTGAACTTTCCTCCCACTTActcaaacaacagcagcagcaacagcagcagcagcagcagcagcagcaatcatCTCCCCAGGCCCAGCAACCTCAACAGCCAACTCTCTACCAGGAGGACATCAACAATGACTACCTCCAGAGGATAGCTGTGGTGAGTGGCGTGCCATCCACTGCCACCATAAGCGGGCCGCAGGATCACATTAGCGGTGCAGATGCCTGCACCACATTCTCCGACCCGCTGTCCCATTTCACAGACTTCTTCACCACCACACTTAAGGAGGAACACCAGCTGGATGAGATCCTGATGGATGACCCGCTGTCACCGTTTGGCACCGATCCGCTCCTGTCGGCCGGCTCCCCCGGAGCTGCATCCAAGGACAGCAGCCGCAGGAGCAGCTTCAGCTCTGCCGAGGGTGATGACCTATAA
- the tfec gene encoding transcription factor EC isoform X1, whose product MPHLSDCSYYTMRDATRASNVQSHLENSKFHLHQNQNQPVKQYLTLGSKLASSAASGHAVPHPHTPGQALATVPIMRNGHMPPVSDGSNPNSPVTLLTMANHDSEFPMDEVIDDLISLESDFNDGGLDCMEPNIIMQNNVSLSSSMLDVYGGEQGMNAPNGGLSPTSNPTKLTVKREYTEHDTRVMAKERQKKDNHNLIERRRRYNINYRIKELGTLIPKSNDPDMRWNKGTILKASVEYIRWLQKEQQHARELESRQKKLEQANRRLLLRIQELEIQARAHGLPNMATALGTVELSSHLLKQQQQQQQQQQQQQQSSPQAQQPQQPTLYQEDINNDYLQRIAVVSGVPSTATISGPQDHISGADACTTFSDPLSHFTDFFTTTLKEEHQLDEILMDDPLSPFGTDPLLSAGSPGAASKDSSRRSSFSSAEGDDL is encoded by the exons ATGCCACACTTAAGTGACTGCAGTTACTACACAATGCGGGATGCAACCAGAGCTTCAAAT GTACAGAGCCACCTGGAGAACTCCAAGTTCCATCTCCACCAGAACCAGAATCAGCCCGTGAAGCAGTACCTGACGCTGGGCTCCAAGCTGGCCTCCTCGGCCGCATCGGGCCACGCCGTGCCGCATCCGCACACCCCTGGCCAGGCACTGGCCACCGTGCCAATCATGAGGAATGGACACATGCCCCCCGTCAGTGACGGCAGCAACCCCAACAGCCCTGTTACCCTGCTTACAATGGCCAATCATGACAGTGAG tttccAATGGATGAAGTTATTGATGACCTAATTAGTCTTGAATCCGATTTCAATGATGGAGGCTTGGATTGCATGGAGCCTAACATCATAATGCAAAACAAT GtgtcactcagcagcagcatgttGGACGTCTATGGGGGTGAACAAGGTATGAACGCCCCTAATGGTGGACTGAGTCCTACATCTAACCCTACAAAGCTCACTGTAAAAAGGGAATACACAG AACACGACACAAGGGTGATGGCCaaagaaaggcagaaaaaagaCAACCATAATTTAA TTGAAAGAAGGCGAAGATACAACATCAACTACAGGATTAAGGAGCTTGGAACACTCATACCAAAATCGAATGATCC TGACATGCGGTGGAACAAAGGCACCATCCTGAAGGCCTCGGTGGAGTACATAAGATGGCTGCAGAAGGAGCAGCAGCACGCACGGGAGCTGGAAAGCCGTCAGAAGAAGCTGGAGCAAGCCAACAGGAGGCTGCTGCTGAGGATTCAG gaGCTTGAGATTCAAGCAAGAGCTCACGGGCTTCCAAACATGGCCACAGCCTTGGGGACGGTTGAACTTTCCTCCCACTTActcaaacaacagcagcagcaacagcagcagcagcagcagcagcagcaatcatCTCCCCAGGCCCAGCAACCTCAACAGCCAACTCTCTACCAGGAGGACATCAACAATGACTACCTCCAGAGGATAGCTGTGGTGAGTGGCGTGCCATCCACTGCCACCATAAGCGGGCCGCAGGATCACATTAGCGGTGCAGATGCCTGCACCACATTCTCCGACCCGCTGTCCCATTTCACAGACTTCTTCACCACCACACTTAAGGAGGAACACCAGCTGGATGAGATCCTGATGGATGACCCGCTGTCACCGTTTGGCACCGATCCGCTCCTGTCGGCCGGCTCCCCCGGAGCTGCATCCAAGGACAGCAGCCGCAGGAGCAGCTTCAGCTCTGCCGAGGGTGATGACCTATAA
- the tfec gene encoding transcription factor EC isoform X2 gives MSRCCVVKVITLTEIQLLQVQSHLENSKFHLHQNQNQPVKQYLTLGSKLASSAASGHAVPHPHTPGQALATVPIMRNGHMPPVSDGSNPNSPVTLLTMANHDSEFPMDEVIDDLISLESDFNDGGLDCMEPNIIMQNNVSLSSSMLDVYGGEQGMNAPNGGLSPTSNPTKLTVKREYTEHDTRVMAKERQKKDNHNLIERRRRYNINYRIKELGTLIPKSNDPDMRWNKGTILKASVEYIRWLQKEQQHARELESRQKKLEQANRRLLLRIQELEIQARAHGLPNMATALGTVELSSHLLKQQQQQQQQQQQQQQSSPQAQQPQQPTLYQEDINNDYLQRIAVVSGVPSTATISGPQDHISGADACTTFSDPLSHFTDFFTTTLKEEHQLDEILMDDPLSPFGTDPLLSAGSPGAASKDSSRRSSFSSAEGDDL, from the exons GTACAGAGCCACCTGGAGAACTCCAAGTTCCATCTCCACCAGAACCAGAATCAGCCCGTGAAGCAGTACCTGACGCTGGGCTCCAAGCTGGCCTCCTCGGCCGCATCGGGCCACGCCGTGCCGCATCCGCACACCCCTGGCCAGGCACTGGCCACCGTGCCAATCATGAGGAATGGACACATGCCCCCCGTCAGTGACGGCAGCAACCCCAACAGCCCTGTTACCCTGCTTACAATGGCCAATCATGACAGTGAG tttccAATGGATGAAGTTATTGATGACCTAATTAGTCTTGAATCCGATTTCAATGATGGAGGCTTGGATTGCATGGAGCCTAACATCATAATGCAAAACAAT GtgtcactcagcagcagcatgttGGACGTCTATGGGGGTGAACAAGGTATGAACGCCCCTAATGGTGGACTGAGTCCTACATCTAACCCTACAAAGCTCACTGTAAAAAGGGAATACACAG AACACGACACAAGGGTGATGGCCaaagaaaggcagaaaaaagaCAACCATAATTTAA TTGAAAGAAGGCGAAGATACAACATCAACTACAGGATTAAGGAGCTTGGAACACTCATACCAAAATCGAATGATCC TGACATGCGGTGGAACAAAGGCACCATCCTGAAGGCCTCGGTGGAGTACATAAGATGGCTGCAGAAGGAGCAGCAGCACGCACGGGAGCTGGAAAGCCGTCAGAAGAAGCTGGAGCAAGCCAACAGGAGGCTGCTGCTGAGGATTCAG gaGCTTGAGATTCAAGCAAGAGCTCACGGGCTTCCAAACATGGCCACAGCCTTGGGGACGGTTGAACTTTCCTCCCACTTActcaaacaacagcagcagcaacagcagcagcagcagcagcagcagcaatcatCTCCCCAGGCCCAGCAACCTCAACAGCCAACTCTCTACCAGGAGGACATCAACAATGACTACCTCCAGAGGATAGCTGTGGTGAGTGGCGTGCCATCCACTGCCACCATAAGCGGGCCGCAGGATCACATTAGCGGTGCAGATGCCTGCACCACATTCTCCGACCCGCTGTCCCATTTCACAGACTTCTTCACCACCACACTTAAGGAGGAACACCAGCTGGATGAGATCCTGATGGATGACCCGCTGTCACCGTTTGGCACCGATCCGCTCCTGTCGGCCGGCTCCCCCGGAGCTGCATCCAAGGACAGCAGCCGCAGGAGCAGCTTCAGCTCTGCCGAGGGTGATGACCTATAA
- the tfec gene encoding transcription factor EC isoform X4, translating into MRNGHMPPVSDGSNPNSPVTLLTMANHDSEFPMDEVIDDLISLESDFNDGGLDCMEPNIIMQNNVSLSSSMLDVYGGEQGMNAPNGGLSPTSNPTKLTVKREYTEHDTRVMAKERQKKDNHNLIERRRRYNINYRIKELGTLIPKSNDPDMRWNKGTILKASVEYIRWLQKEQQHARELESRQKKLEQANRRLLLRIQELEIQARAHGLPNMATALGTVELSSHLLKQQQQQQQQQQQQQQSSPQAQQPQQPTLYQEDINNDYLQRIAVVSGVPSTATISGPQDHISGADACTTFSDPLSHFTDFFTTTLKEEHQLDEILMDDPLSPFGTDPLLSAGSPGAASKDSSRRSSFSSAEGDDL; encoded by the exons ATGAGGAATGGACACATGCCCCCCGTCAGTGACGGCAGCAACCCCAACAGCCCTGTTACCCTGCTTACAATGGCCAATCATGACAGTGAG tttccAATGGATGAAGTTATTGATGACCTAATTAGTCTTGAATCCGATTTCAATGATGGAGGCTTGGATTGCATGGAGCCTAACATCATAATGCAAAACAAT GtgtcactcagcagcagcatgttGGACGTCTATGGGGGTGAACAAGGTATGAACGCCCCTAATGGTGGACTGAGTCCTACATCTAACCCTACAAAGCTCACTGTAAAAAGGGAATACACAG AACACGACACAAGGGTGATGGCCaaagaaaggcagaaaaaagaCAACCATAATTTAA TTGAAAGAAGGCGAAGATACAACATCAACTACAGGATTAAGGAGCTTGGAACACTCATACCAAAATCGAATGATCC TGACATGCGGTGGAACAAAGGCACCATCCTGAAGGCCTCGGTGGAGTACATAAGATGGCTGCAGAAGGAGCAGCAGCACGCACGGGAGCTGGAAAGCCGTCAGAAGAAGCTGGAGCAAGCCAACAGGAGGCTGCTGCTGAGGATTCAG gaGCTTGAGATTCAAGCAAGAGCTCACGGGCTTCCAAACATGGCCACAGCCTTGGGGACGGTTGAACTTTCCTCCCACTTActcaaacaacagcagcagcaacagcagcagcagcagcagcagcagcaatcatCTCCCCAGGCCCAGCAACCTCAACAGCCAACTCTCTACCAGGAGGACATCAACAATGACTACCTCCAGAGGATAGCTGTGGTGAGTGGCGTGCCATCCACTGCCACCATAAGCGGGCCGCAGGATCACATTAGCGGTGCAGATGCCTGCACCACATTCTCCGACCCGCTGTCCCATTTCACAGACTTCTTCACCACCACACTTAAGGAGGAACACCAGCTGGATGAGATCCTGATGGATGACCCGCTGTCACCGTTTGGCACCGATCCGCTCCTGTCGGCCGGCTCCCCCGGAGCTGCATCCAAGGACAGCAGCCGCAGGAGCAGCTTCAGCTCTGCCGAGGGTGATGACCTATAA